A window of the Plasmodium vivax chromosome 12, whole genome shotgun sequence genome harbors these coding sequences:
- a CDS encoding multidrug resistance protein 2, putative (encoded by transcript PVX_118100A), with protein sequence MDVSNYEYLRYLGIQNEVKRRKVQKKISIYHVVDIVILVLLFLGCYQFDVKQSYKNEKDVFYRFSKSLVDLFCLNVFRIFYTLGFIFFYAKISALKTLEKAHIFSRHFTGILAIINTLKMINLEYMMASGGLPTDQKEPVYVGIMRGVIMLYSLCSSVYYYLVHIQLYNVKKRNIIAKDELERILVNDLKCKKYQVFGADMGSNLQETDTSTMNNDSILADGKSALYWNQSYSKLSDSDDVFKSVKKQKSWCRRKVAQMGSAFVEKNVKEALLKKKKSYRPDKKLAGGSASGSGGGSGSGSGSGGGSGGGSGGSSGSGSASSPAANPNISFLEDKLTYKEFSNILLPYMWPSRRVDQKGNSLILRTYVVMIFLFIILSKVFSVISPIYLGLASNEVLKRDMKNSLFYLTMYVTFFFISKFLKEICGILYSQVQQSAFIELQESIFQKFHNLSYEWFSTKNAGGIMRIVDRGTESANSLMNSLLMYIIPATIEGVVTCIIFVIKYKNSLLGSVLYLGLTLYIYATIKITKWRKKIRNKANKMDNVYHDIAHDSLSNYENVKYFSNESYEIRRFCSALSNYNRYNLKILNSLGVLNSIQQFILNATLFFTLFCVIRMIVYDGADSGTFISVVVYTSNVFAPLSILGTLYANIVKSFTDISDLTDILREKVEMAEDSDLEAFTLTSHEKKFGVSIQFVDVNFHYPSQPMHMALKDINIYIQPGTTCAIVGHTGSGKTTISKLLYRFYDAEGEIKIGGRNVAEYTRNSVRNIIGIVPQDTILFNETIRYNVLYGKLDATEEQLIQAVKSAQLYDFIMSLPKKWDTLVGDKGVKLSGGERQRIAIARCLLKDPKIVIFDEATSSLDSKTEFLFQKAVEDLRKNRTLIIIAHRLSTISSAELIVLLNKGRIVERGTHQHLLKLNGEYTEMWNMQSRSNDLFTDDNFSIDENRSAPAMSKQEGDKSGLGQEGSKGGVPRVGKASSARSARSGYQEENLGSRKKGSGHLDMHSIVKEAAKSAARSAVRAGRASLARGSKTSGSRASGKASSSCSNTAGSVASARAGSMSNMSGSAHLSSSANLSSFANASGIANVSGFTSGRSIFSPSNQNVNGVYGGANVSSAYGGAKENYSTLYEAKKENGASIFRGSDASNDTAHSSCGDGSMRSGSPQGGSARGGSVQSGRQSERGSAQSGRQSERGSAQSGRQSERGSAPSGRQSDRGSVQSGRQSGRQSDAASYSEVNHTAHVRNESGSVGSSNGPVDVASMSVGGASGGDAHVEGAIDEEAHVEGEISEDAHVEGEISEDAHVDGAIGESDHVSSAHMGVVTDSSENSAIDGGEHVAMEPVSSEHITVGRGEHNNSALGSSAYSGLDSGHSPVDNETNPNSYNSSSTNNEIDMRGEENNINNDANTFSGSGSNGNNISTNDLDHQDYSSGFQADYQMEAGEPAHMHEQGGVYDREVVNDPTAANEPTVANELTTANELTTANELTTANELTTANELTTANELTTANELTTANELTTANELTTANELTTANELTTANELTTANEPTTANEPTTANEPTTANEPTTANEPTTANEPTTANEPSVSYDYNAGALDYDYSYDNGADDDDY encoded by the coding sequence ATGGACGTGTCGAACTACGAGTACCTGCGATACCTGGGGATACAGAACGAAGTAAAGAGAAGgaaggtgcaaaaaaaaattagcatcTACCATGTGGTGGACATTGTGATCCTGGTTTTGCTGTTCCTGGGGTGCTACCAATTTGATGTGAAGCAGagttacaaaaatgaaaaggatgTATTTTACAGATTTTCCAAATCGTTGGTGGATTTGTTTTGCCTGAACGTGTTCAGAATATTTTATACCCTggggtttatttttttctacgcAAAAATAAGTGCCTTGAAGACCCTGGAGAAGGCGCACATTTTTTCGAGGCACTTCACAGGGATATTGGCCATCATAAATACCCTGAAGATGATTAATTTGGAATACATGATGGCTAGTGGAGGACTGCCGACGGATCAGAAGGAACCCGTTTATGTGGGAATCATGAGGGGAGTTATTATGCTGTACAGTTTGTGCTCCTCTGTGTACTACTACCTTGTGCATATTCAGCTTTACAACgtgaaaaagagaaacatcATTGCGAAGGATGAGCTGGAAAGGATCCTTGTGAATGActtgaaatgtaaaaagtacCAAGTGTTCGGTGCGGACATGGGAAGCAACTTGCAGGAGACGGACACGAGCACGATGAACAACGATTCGATTTTGGCTGACGGGAAGAGCGCGTTGTATTGGAACCAGTCGTACAGCAAGCTGAGCGACTCGGACGATGTGTTCAAAAgtgtgaagaagcagaagagcTGGTGCAGGAGGAAGGTCGCGCAGATGGGCAGCGCCTTCGTGGAGAAGAACGTGAAGGAGGCCCTCctcaagaagaagaagagctaCCGCCCGGATAAGAAGCTGGCCGGGGGGAGCGCAAGCGGGAGTGGCggtggaagtggaagcggaagtggAAGTGGCGGTGGAAGTGGCGGTGGCAGCGGAGGTAGCAGCGGGAGTGGCAGCGCGTCCTCCCCCGCGGCCAACCCGAACATAAGCTTCCTGGAGGACAAGCTGACGTACAAAGAGTTCAGCAACATCCTGCTGCCGTACATGTGGCCCAGCAGGCGGGTGGACCAAAAGGGCAACAGTCTCATTCTGCGCACGTACGTCGTTATGATCTTCCTGTTTATTATCCTCTCAAAAGTATTCAGCGTAATCAGCCCCATCTACCTCGGACTAGCCTCCAACGAGGTGTTGAAAAGGGATATGAAGAACTCGCTATTCTACCTGACCATGTACGTaacctttttcttcatctcaaaatttttgaaagAGATCTGTGGGATTTTATATTCCCAAGTACAACAGTCAGCCTTTATCGAGTTGCAGGAATCAATTTTCCAGAAATTTCACAACTTATCTTATGAGTGGTTCTCCACGAAGAACGCAGGTGGGATCATGCGGATTGTAGACAGAGGTACTGAGAGTGCCAACAGTTTGATGAACTCCCTACTGATGTATATCATTCCAGCCACTATAGAAGGAGTTGTTACctgcatcatttttgtaattaaatataagaataGTCTCCTGGGGAGTGTCCTCTACCTGGGACTTACCCTCTACATATATGCTACCATAAAAATTACCAAGTGGAGAAAGAAGATAAGAAATAAGGCGAATAAAATGGATAACGTATATCATGACATTGCTCATGATTCTTTGAgtaattatgaaaatgtaaaatactTTAGCAATGAGAGTTACGAAATTAGGAGATTCTGTAGTGCTCTGTCTAACTATAATAGGTACAATTTGAAGATCCTTAACAGTTTGGGGGTGCTCAACAGTATACAGCAGTTTATCTTAAACGccactttatttttcactcTCTTCTGCGTAATTCGCATGATTGTATATGACGGAGCGGATAGTGGCACCTTCATCAGTGTGGTCGTCTACACCTCCAACGTGTTTGCCCCGCTAAGCATCCTGGGAACGCTCTATGCCAATATAGTAAAATCATTTACAGATATAAGCGATTTGACTGACATCCTCAGAGAGAAGGTAGAAATGGCAGAAGACTCAGATCTGGAAGCTTTCACTCTCACATCACATGAAAAGAAATTTGGAGTCAGCATTCAATTTGTGGATGTAAACTTTCACTACCCATCACAACCAATGCATATGGCTCTTAAGgatattaacatttatatacaGCCGGGTACCACCTGCGCTATTGTTGGGCATACTGGCTCGGGAAAAACGACCATCTCGAAACTGCTCTACAGATTCTACGATGCAgagggagaaataaaaattggagGAAGGAACGTTGCGGAGTATACTAGAAATTCGGTGAGAAATATCATCGGCATAGTCCCTCAAGACACCATCCTTTTTAATGAGACCATTCGTTATAACGTACTCTATGGAAAGCTAGACGCAACAGAGGAACAGCTCATTCAAGCTGTCAAGTCGGCTCAACTGTACGATTTTATTATGTCTCTCCCGAAGAAATGGGATACTCTCGTTGGAGACAAAGGAGTCAAACTCTCCGGAGGAGAGAGACAAAGGATCGCCATAGCCAGATGTCTACTGAAAGATCccaaaattgtaatttttgaTGAAGCAACTAGCTCATTGGACTCAAAAACGGAATTTCTCTTTCAAAAAGCTGTCGAAGatttaaggaaaaatagAACCCTAATTATTATTGCACATAGGCTTAGTACCATTTCGTCCGCAGAGCTAATTGTTCTGCTAAATAAGGGAAGAATTGTGGAAAGGGGAACCCATCAGCATCTGCTCAAATTGAATGGAGAGTACACCGAGATGTGGAATATGCAGTCCAGATCGAATGACCTTTTTACGGatgataatttttctattGATGAGAATAGGAGCGCTCCTGCGATGAGCAAACAGGAGGGAGACAAGTCTGGGCTTGGCCAAGAGGGCTCGAAAGGAGGCGTACCCCGCGTTGGAAAAGCTAGCAGTGCCAGAAGTGCTAGAAGTGGCTACCAGGAGGAGAACCTCGGCAGCCGCAAGAAGGGCAGCGGCCATCTGGACATGCACAGCATTGTGAAGGAAGCCGCGAAGAGTGCAGCGAGGAGTGCTGTGAGGGCCGGCCGGGCCAGCCTTGCCCGAGGCAGTAAAACCAGTGGCAGCAGAGCCAGCGGCAAAGCCAGCAGCAGCTGCAGCAACACGGCTGGAAGCGTGGCCAGCGCCAGGGCCGGCAGCATGAGCAACATGAGCGGCTCCGCCCATCTGAGCAGCTCCGCCAATCTGAGCAGCTTCGCCAACGCGAGCGGCATCGCCAACGTGAGCGGCTTCACCAGCGGCAGGAGCATCTTCAGCCCCAGCAACCAAAATGTGAACGGCGTCTACGGGGGTGCCAATGTGAGCAGCGCCTACGGGGGTGCTAAGGAGAACTACAGCACACTGTATGAGGCCAAGAAGGAGAACGGCGCCAGCATTTTCAGGGGCAGCGACGCCAGCAACGACACGGCGCATAGCAGCTGTGGCGACGGCAGCATGAGGAGTGGAAGTCCGCAAGGGGGGAGCGCTCGAGGGGGGAGTGTGCAGAGTGGCAGACAAAGTGAGCGTGGTAGTGCGCAGAGTGGCAGACAAAGTGAGCGTGGTAGTGCGCAGAGTGGCAGACAAAGTGAGCGTGGAAGTGCGCCCAGTGGAAGGCAAAGTGACAGAGGAAGCGTGCAGAGTGGCAGGCAAAGTGGCAGACAAAGCGACGCCGCCTCCTACAGCGAGGTGAACCACACCGCGCACGTGAGGAACGAATCGGGCAGTGTGGGAAGCAGCAACGGGCCCGTCGATGTGGCCAGCATGAGCGTTGGCGGGGCGAGCGGTGGGGATGCTCATGTGGAGGGAGCAATTGATGAAGAAGCTCATGTGGAGGGAGAGATTAGTGAGGATGCTCATGTGGAGGGAGAGATTAGTGAGGATGCTCATGTGGATGGGGCGATTGGTGAAAGTGATCATGTGTCCTCCGCCCACATGGGCGTCGTCACGGACAGCAGCGAAAACAGTGCCATCGATGGGGGAGAGCACGTGGCCATGGAGCCAGTCAGCAGCGAGCATATTACGGTAGGCCGGGGCGAGCATAACAATAGCGCCCTGGGCAGCAGTGCGTATAGCGGGCTGGACAGCGGCCACAGCCCAGTGGATAATGAGACTAACCCAAACAGCtacaacagcagcagcacgAACAACGAAATTGACATGCGTGGAGAAGAGAacaatattaataatgaCGCGAACACCTTCAGTGGCAGTGGCAGCAATGGCAATAACATCAGCACGAACGATTTGGACCACCAAGACTACAGCAGTGGCTTCCAGGCGGACTACCAAATGGAGGCGGGCGAACCGGCCCACATGCACGAGCAGGGAGGCGTATACGACAGGGAAGTTGTCAACGATCCGACGGCAGCTAACGAGCCGACGGT